The Rhodocytophaga rosea genome has a segment encoding these proteins:
- a CDS encoding FecR family protein: protein MEPSITKELLFKYFAGQVTALQKQQIEEWAKNPEHEEFFYSCLHEWELKNPQYQTDVPLAIEKFNRFLVLTAEPILQAAVSSRNTFSSNKRKWIQWGIAASLLLILAANAWLFRDRVLYQKYVTAYGATKSIQLSDGSTVILNANSSLSIPRFGFGASTRLVYLKGEANFSVVHTPDHKQFIVQTDPLFNVQVLGTEFTVSARTKQTKVVLTKGKVQVQYKQETQQARQVTMAPGDLVILDKQQGRLRKERVAHPEDYASWQNHRFVFDNTSLVEVCELLRETYGLQVEIRGERLKKQTLTGSFKARSVDEWLQALSDILQINVNRKDNRVLLTE from the coding sequence TTGGAACCATCCATTACAAAAGAACTTCTGTTTAAATACTTTGCAGGGCAGGTTACAGCTTTACAAAAGCAACAGATTGAAGAGTGGGCAAAAAATCCGGAGCATGAAGAATTTTTTTACAGTTGTCTCCATGAATGGGAACTGAAAAATCCCCAGTATCAGACAGATGTTCCTTTGGCTATTGAAAAATTTAATCGTTTTTTAGTACTAACTGCTGAACCTATTTTACAGGCTGCCGTATCTTCCCGAAATACTTTTTCTAGTAATAAGCGCAAATGGATACAATGGGGGATAGCCGCTTCTCTTTTACTTATTCTGGCTGCCAATGCGTGGCTGTTCAGAGATAGGGTGTTGTACCAGAAATATGTTACCGCCTATGGTGCCACAAAATCAATACAACTTTCAGATGGCAGTACAGTCATACTCAATGCGAATTCATCCCTGAGTATACCCCGTTTTGGGTTTGGAGCGTCTACCCGCCTGGTTTATCTGAAAGGGGAAGCCAACTTCTCGGTTGTACATACGCCAGATCACAAGCAATTTATTGTGCAAACAGATCCGCTTTTTAATGTGCAGGTGCTGGGAACAGAGTTTACAGTATCTGCCCGCACCAAACAAACCAAGGTCGTTTTAACCAAAGGAAAAGTACAGGTACAATACAAGCAGGAAACGCAACAGGCCAGGCAGGTAACCATGGCTCCCGGCGATCTGGTCATTCTGGATAAGCAACAGGGCAGGCTTCGCAAAGAGAGAGTGGCCCATCCGGAAGATTATGCTTCCTGGCAAAATCATCGTTTTGTTTTTGATAATACTTCTTTGGTGGAAGTCTGTGAACTGCTGCGTGAAACATACGGACTGCAAGTGGAAATCAGGGGAGAGCGGCTAAAGAAACAAACATTAACCGGTTCATTTAAAGCCCGCTCGGTAGATGAGTGGCTGCAAGCTTTATCAGATATTTTACAAATCAACGTCAACCGGAAAGATAATCGAGTACTCCTAACAGAATAA
- a CDS encoding RNA polymerase sigma-70 factor: METAREASREISSGLRIESEKTADVEFFIRKTFQTDVRLGCELLYRHYYQPLCSHAIRFLYSKAVAEDLVSEIFYQFYQKGIYREITTSYRAYLYKTVRHRAYNYLRKETNCLLNDDSLKSFSDDTHQQPDAILQYEELYQDVEKAINSLPGQCRKIYLMHRFEGKKYAQIATELHLSPKTVEVQIRKASHALKDLLQRKWKLLTLTFLIDRLF, encoded by the coding sequence ATGGAAACTGCCCGGGAGGCGAGCAGAGAAATTTCTTCTGGCTTACGTATAGAGTCTGAAAAAACGGCAGATGTTGAATTTTTTATCCGCAAGACTTTTCAGACGGATGTACGGTTAGGATGTGAGTTGTTGTACCGGCATTATTACCAGCCTTTGTGCAGCCATGCCATCCGGTTTTTGTATTCAAAAGCTGTTGCAGAAGACCTGGTTTCAGAGATATTTTATCAATTTTATCAGAAAGGCATTTACCGGGAGATTACTACTTCTTACCGGGCTTACCTGTACAAAACTGTGCGCCACCGGGCATACAATTATCTCCGCAAAGAAACCAATTGCCTCCTGAATGACGATTCATTAAAAAGTTTTTCTGATGATACCCACCAGCAACCTGATGCTATTCTCCAGTACGAAGAGTTATATCAGGATGTAGAAAAGGCGATCAACAGCTTACCAGGCCAGTGCAGGAAAATTTATTTAATGCACCGCTTTGAAGGGAAAAAATATGCCCAGATTGCCACTGAGCTTCACTTATCTCCTAAAACGGTGGAAGTACAGATACGCAAAGCAAGCCATGCATTAAAAGATCTGTTACAAAGGAAATGGAAACTTCTAACCCTGACTTTCCTGATTGATCGTCTTTTTTAA
- a CDS encoding GH92 family glycosyl hydrolase: protein MEIMTSTTHNLIGKLIFTVFTIGINSHSLFAGVDNIAHQAKVTVSSELNSNFKASGINDGIIGIHNKGEWACEGETAVWGYIRYPWVQLEWTSDQIIDKVILYDRVTLDEHIAGGTLEFSDGSKITVTAIPNEGSAKLITFPPKTVKWIRFTTTDGIGKHVGLSEIEVFPAPQMYPDYVSWVNPFIETTRGRYFFFVTGSRPFGMISAAPVTRNKNQWGGGYNYNSTEILGFGQIHCWMLSGLNIMPTTGAVDPTKGEKAWKSQFSHDDEIAQPGYHRLFLRDYKTWVEQTSTDRVSFYRFRYTEATQAQILTNLGGHLGGITMKNATVTKVNPQEIEGSFSTVDRLWGGPKDVKIFFVARFDKPFKSVDGWKGKTKLSNISTLQGDSAGVAILYDVAAGDTLQMKISTSYTSIENARKNMITECDHWDFNQVRNDARREWNQWLGKIDVKGGTPEQKIKFYTDLWHVLLGRHKLNDVSGDYPDYTQGKRIGTFTEANLNVRTLPKDKNGKVKYNMYNSDAFWLTQWNLNILWGLGWPGLLDDFSASLIQYADNGGLLPRGPNAGGYSYIMTGCPATNLIVSTYMKGLLKKAQPAHAFEVMKRNHLPGGMMAIGKEEDLEFYTKNGWCPGNAGITVEWAFQDWSLAQMAGKLGKKKEKDYFLKRSEGWKTCFNPQQGLLFPRAEDGKWAHNDPLSGAGWIEANAWQGTWGVSHDIGGLSKLMGGNDTLCHKLNYANQPGCSNAHVFNYAGKPWLSQYWVRKVQGQAYGGITPDKGYGGHDEDQGQMGGVSALMAIGLFSLQGNTSSTPLYEITSPIFDEITIQLDPNYYSGKQFVIKTYNNSQKNCYIQKAQLNGKPLNNCWFTHSDFAQGGLLEIWLGPEPNRKWGTTNPPTSQLTAN from the coding sequence ATGGAAATAATGACATCCACTACACATAACCTGATAGGAAAACTCATTTTTACTGTTTTTACCATCGGAATAAATAGTCACAGTTTATTTGCCGGGGTAGATAATATTGCCCATCAGGCAAAGGTTACTGTATCTTCAGAGCTAAACAGCAATTTCAAGGCAAGCGGCATAAATGATGGAATAATTGGCATACATAATAAGGGCGAATGGGCTTGTGAAGGAGAAACTGCCGTTTGGGGATACATCCGCTATCCCTGGGTGCAATTAGAGTGGACAAGTGACCAGATCATTGATAAAGTTATTTTATATGACCGTGTAACTCTGGATGAACATATTGCCGGGGGAACGTTGGAATTCAGCGATGGCAGTAAAATTACAGTCACTGCTATACCCAATGAGGGAAGTGCAAAGCTGATTACTTTTCCTCCGAAAACAGTAAAGTGGATTCGTTTTACTACAACCGATGGAATTGGCAAACACGTAGGATTATCCGAAATAGAAGTGTTTCCTGCACCTCAAATGTATCCGGATTATGTTTCATGGGTTAATCCATTTATTGAAACTACCCGTGGCCGCTATTTTTTCTTTGTAACCGGCAGCCGCCCCTTTGGAATGATAAGCGCTGCACCGGTTACCCGGAATAAAAACCAGTGGGGTGGTGGATATAATTATAATTCAACAGAAATCCTGGGCTTTGGCCAGATTCATTGCTGGATGCTATCCGGTTTAAACATCATGCCTACCACTGGTGCAGTTGATCCAACCAAGGGTGAAAAGGCTTGGAAGTCACAGTTTAGCCACGACGATGAAATTGCTCAGCCAGGTTATCACCGGCTCTTTTTGAGAGATTACAAAACATGGGTAGAGCAAACCAGTACCGACCGGGTAAGTTTCTACCGTTTCCGGTATACCGAAGCCACACAGGCGCAAATCCTGACTAATCTGGGCGGACACCTGGGAGGTATTACCATGAAAAATGCTACTGTTACCAAAGTAAATCCACAGGAAATTGAGGGTTCATTCAGCACGGTAGACCGCTTATGGGGAGGTCCAAAAGACGTGAAGATATTCTTTGTAGCCAGGTTTGATAAGCCTTTCAAATCGGTGGATGGCTGGAAAGGAAAAACTAAACTATCCAACATCTCAACCCTGCAAGGAGACAGCGCAGGCGTAGCCATATTGTACGATGTAGCCGCAGGAGATACCCTACAAATGAAAATTTCTACTTCCTACACCAGTATCGAGAATGCCCGCAAAAACATGATTACCGAATGCGATCATTGGGATTTTAACCAGGTGAGAAATGATGCCAGAAGGGAATGGAATCAGTGGCTGGGAAAAATAGATGTAAAAGGAGGCACTCCTGAACAGAAAATAAAGTTCTACACTGATCTATGGCATGTATTATTAGGCAGGCACAAGCTCAATGATGTAAGCGGCGATTATCCCGACTATACGCAGGGAAAACGCATCGGTACTTTTACAGAGGCTAATCTCAATGTACGCACGTTGCCAAAAGATAAAAATGGAAAGGTGAAGTACAACATGTATAATTCAGATGCCTTCTGGCTTACACAATGGAATCTTAACATTTTATGGGGATTAGGGTGGCCTGGCCTGCTCGATGATTTCTCTGCTTCACTTATTCAGTATGCCGATAATGGGGGCTTGCTTCCCCGTGGCCCTAATGCCGGAGGATATTCGTATATCATGACTGGTTGCCCGGCTACAAACCTGATTGTAAGTACGTATATGAAAGGCCTGTTAAAAAAGGCACAACCAGCCCATGCTTTTGAGGTAATGAAGCGTAATCATCTGCCTGGTGGGATGATGGCCATTGGAAAAGAGGAAGATCTGGAGTTTTATACAAAAAACGGATGGTGTCCTGGGAATGCGGGAATAACCGTTGAATGGGCGTTTCAGGACTGGTCTTTAGCGCAGATGGCTGGTAAGCTGGGCAAAAAGAAGGAGAAAGATTATTTTCTAAAGCGCTCAGAAGGCTGGAAAACGTGTTTTAATCCACAACAAGGACTACTTTTTCCCCGGGCTGAGGACGGTAAATGGGCACATAATGATCCCTTGAGTGGAGCAGGCTGGATCGAAGCCAATGCCTGGCAGGGCACCTGGGGCGTTTCTCATGACATCGGTGGACTATCTAAATTAATGGGTGGAAATGATACCTTATGCCACAAGCTCAATTATGCCAACCAGCCTGGCTGTTCGAATGCACATGTATTTAATTACGCCGGTAAACCATGGCTTTCGCAGTACTGGGTTCGTAAAGTTCAAGGGCAGGCGTATGGTGGCATTACCCCCGATAAAGGTTATGGCGGGCACGATGAGGACCAGGGACAAATGGGAGGCGTGAGTGCCTTAATGGCCATAGGTTTGTTCAGTTTGCAAGGCAACACCTCTTCAACTCCTTTGTATGAAATTACCAGTCCGATCTTTGATGAAATTACCATCCAGTTAGACCCAAATTATTATTCAGGAAAACAGTTTGTGATTAAAACCTATAATAATTCCCAAAAGAACTGCTACATTCAAAAAGCACAGTTAAATGGCAAACCACTGAATAACTGCTGGTTTACCCATAGTGACTTTGCCCAAGGAGGTTTGTTAGAAATATGGCTGGGTCCTGAGCCAAATAGAAAATGGGGAACAACTAATCCCCCTACTTCACAACTGACAGCCAATTAA
- a CDS encoding glycoside hydrolase family 38 C-terminal domain-containing protein, which yields MKLTLLTLFLFFLFFSVQAQKAYFVDGYHGGVYGHYPRGYTQYIVDQLKANPFWKINLEIEPETWDSVLVREPEALKEMQQLFSDQSITGRIEYVSPAYGQSYFYNISGESIIRHFDYGIKKVRQYFPEAVFTTYSSEEPCFTSALPQILTSFGYKYASLKNPNTCWGGYTRSYGGELVNWIGPDGTKLTTVPRYASEGLLPNSTWQTEAWTNSPKYINDALNYGIKNPVAMTLQDAGWKNGPWIGNGDKGYQPTEYKTWRDYIANASIKTPTQDWHFSQEDMQVSLVWGSQVLQKIAQQVRVSENKVVMTEKIAALSKIYENTSWPQKELDEAWRTLMLAQHHDCWIVPYNGKPGNTWADKVVVWTDTTNHISDRIMTKAFQTGNPANAAISNTIRVYNTTGTIRNELVTLLLPATIDVTSIQVVDDKNKEVLTQVATTGNQSGTTIYFKATVPALGYNTYQIVAKKPVVLKGAQTTVTAAGDVVLETDVYKLVIDKRRGGTIKSLIAKTLGNKEFVDTKQERGFNELRGNFFNNGGFHSSADKPVTMTILESGPALVKAEIKGELLTHPYTQTITLKQGDRKIECNLKIDWKENIGIGNDYKQQGGLDSKDYIKPFYDDSQKLLALFPVNFSSQKIYKDAPFDVTESKLKNTFFTRWDSIKHNILVNWVDVYDEQNNIGLALLTDHTTSYSHGENFPLGLNIQYSGAGLWGRNHTITGPTEINYALVSHTGKWDQAQLSTEVMNWNEPLVASLTQNKGDAKKSLVDVTGTGLQVTTVLADGNDLLVRLFNAEGDSKPKKVLLGGNVSAIELVELNGTVKETLNTQKNKTGSEVTVAMPRFGLRTMRLKSFKAN from the coding sequence GTGAAGCTCACCTTACTTACTCTATTTCTGTTTTTTCTGTTTTTCTCTGTTCAGGCGCAAAAAGCATATTTTGTTGATGGCTACCATGGGGGTGTATATGGACATTACCCCAGAGGATATACCCAATATATCGTAGATCAGCTAAAAGCAAATCCCTTCTGGAAGATCAACCTTGAAATCGAGCCGGAAACCTGGGATTCAGTGCTAGTGCGGGAACCTGAAGCTTTAAAGGAAATGCAGCAGCTTTTTTCCGACCAATCTATTACAGGTAGAATTGAATACGTGAGTCCGGCTTACGGACAAAGTTATTTCTATAACATCTCTGGCGAGAGCATCATCCGCCATTTTGACTATGGAATAAAAAAAGTCAGGCAGTATTTTCCGGAAGCGGTGTTTACTACGTATTCTTCTGAAGAACCTTGTTTTACGAGCGCCTTGCCGCAAATTCTCACCTCATTCGGATACAAGTATGCTTCCTTAAAAAATCCCAATACCTGCTGGGGAGGGTATACCAGGTCCTATGGCGGTGAATTAGTCAACTGGATTGGTCCGGATGGCACCAAATTAACTACCGTACCCCGCTATGCCTCAGAAGGATTACTGCCCAATTCCACCTGGCAAACCGAAGCCTGGACTAACTCACCTAAATATATAAACGATGCACTTAACTATGGAATAAAAAATCCGGTAGCTATGACCTTGCAGGATGCCGGCTGGAAAAACGGCCCCTGGATTGGGAATGGGGACAAAGGCTATCAGCCAACCGAATACAAAACCTGGAGAGACTATATTGCCAATGCATCTATCAAAACGCCGACACAGGACTGGCATTTTTCGCAGGAAGATATGCAGGTAAGTCTGGTCTGGGGTTCACAGGTATTGCAAAAAATAGCGCAGCAAGTACGGGTATCGGAAAACAAAGTAGTGATGACTGAGAAAATAGCTGCCCTGTCAAAGATATATGAAAACACTTCCTGGCCCCAAAAAGAGCTCGACGAAGCCTGGCGGACACTCATGCTGGCACAGCACCATGACTGCTGGATTGTGCCTTACAATGGCAAGCCCGGAAATACCTGGGCCGATAAAGTAGTGGTTTGGACAGATACCACCAACCATATCAGTGACCGGATTATGACGAAGGCTTTTCAAACAGGAAATCCTGCAAATGCAGCCATTAGCAATACTATTCGTGTATACAATACCACTGGTACTATTCGCAATGAACTCGTAACTCTTCTCTTACCTGCCACTATAGATGTAACCTCTATTCAGGTGGTGGATGACAAAAATAAAGAAGTGTTAACACAGGTTGCTACTACTGGTAATCAAAGCGGCACCACTATTTATTTCAAAGCAACTGTTCCGGCGCTAGGTTATAATACCTATCAAATTGTTGCCAAAAAACCTGTTGTATTAAAGGGAGCGCAGACAACAGTTACCGCAGCAGGCGACGTTGTGCTGGAAACGGATGTATACAAGCTGGTGATTGATAAAAGGAGAGGGGGTACTATCAAGAGCCTGATTGCCAAAACACTGGGGAATAAAGAATTTGTGGATACGAAACAGGAAAGAGGCTTTAATGAATTACGGGGGAATTTTTTTAACAATGGCGGCTTTCACTCCTCCGCCGATAAGCCTGTAACCATGACCATTCTTGAAAGCGGCCCTGCCCTGGTGAAAGCCGAGATCAAAGGTGAACTGTTAACCCATCCCTATACCCAAACCATAACTTTAAAACAAGGTGACAGAAAAATTGAATGCAACCTGAAAATAGACTGGAAGGAAAATATTGGTATTGGCAATGACTATAAGCAACAAGGCGGGCTGGATTCAAAGGATTATATCAAACCATTTTATGATGATAGTCAGAAATTACTGGCTTTGTTTCCGGTTAATTTTTCTTCTCAAAAAATTTATAAGGATGCGCCATTTGATGTAACAGAAAGCAAGCTGAAGAATACCTTTTTCACCCGTTGGGACAGCATCAAACATAATATTCTGGTAAACTGGGTAGATGTATATGATGAACAAAACAATATAGGCCTTGCCTTACTAACCGATCATACTACTAGCTATTCACATGGAGAAAATTTTCCATTGGGATTGAATATTCAATATTCGGGTGCTGGTCTGTGGGGAAGAAACCATACCATCACCGGACCAACAGAAATTAACTATGCTTTGGTGTCTCACACAGGCAAATGGGATCAGGCACAACTCTCCACTGAAGTAATGAACTGGAATGAGCCACTGGTTGCTTCTCTGACACAAAACAAAGGGGATGCTAAAAAATCGCTGGTAGATGTAACAGGAACAGGCTTGCAGGTAACTACGGTGCTAGCCGACGGAAATGATTTGCTGGTCAGGCTTTTTAATGCGGAAGGAGATAGTAAACCAAAGAAAGTACTATTAGGTGGAAATGTGTCGGCGATTGAACTAGTGGAGTTGAATGGGACAGTAAAGGAAACACTGAATACGCAAAAGAATAAGACTGGCTCGGAAGTAACTGTAGCCATGCCACGGTTTGGCCTGCGAACCATGCGGCTGAAAAGTTTTAAAGCAAATTGA
- a CDS encoding RagB/SusD family nutrient uptake outer membrane protein, protein MKNILNHKTSILIFLLVFFCISSCKDFLNEDPQDRIAQDRFYQTEEDAVASVNSIYANLGSTSSGPEGVYHSTTWVAMGLASDEMINKQNGAIANDQLGTFSWNAENSSVNTIWRIHYKTITLANIAIERIPAAQINEDTRNRLVNEAKFLRALSYFNLVRMFGQVPLLITEEAPLTPDVSDVEAVYTQIISDLQAAEDLPLDGDIQEGRATSGAAKALLAKVYLTRKDWQNASAKALEVIQSAKYELWNNFADAFKHTNRNGKEAIFSVSFGDAGGAISFWEFGQFNVRLLPPELSQEIAGIRNTQGWQVVTKDLYDSFSAEDERKNVTFLTEFLDDDKNVIKLNDIYIQKYWDREAEPVAGDSQQDFPVIRYSDVLLTYAEAQAELNNLSVANQYLNMVRNRANLPDANIASVESFREEVLLERRKEFVAEGHRWFDLVRTGMLEEKVQEAKGIVVNPIYNLFPIPQRERDVNTNLPQNTGY, encoded by the coding sequence ATGAAAAACATACTCAATCATAAAACCTCCATCCTGATCTTTTTACTGGTGTTCTTTTGCATTAGCTCCTGCAAAGATTTCCTGAACGAAGACCCTCAGGACAGAATAGCCCAGGACCGCTTTTATCAAACAGAAGAAGATGCAGTAGCGTCCGTTAACTCAATATATGCCAATCTGGGTTCTACTTCTTCCGGCCCGGAAGGAGTCTACCACAGTACCACCTGGGTGGCCATGGGTCTGGCTTCTGATGAAATGATAAACAAGCAAAATGGAGCCATTGCAAATGACCAGCTGGGTACTTTTTCCTGGAATGCTGAAAATTCGAGTGTCAATACCATCTGGCGGATTCATTACAAAACAATCACGCTGGCAAATATCGCCATAGAAAGAATACCTGCAGCCCAGATAAATGAAGATACTAGAAACAGATTGGTAAATGAAGCGAAGTTTCTCAGAGCCTTGTCTTATTTTAATCTGGTGAGAATGTTCGGGCAGGTTCCTTTGCTCATCACTGAAGAAGCTCCTTTAACGCCGGATGTTTCAGATGTAGAGGCTGTTTACACACAAATTATTAGCGACCTTCAGGCAGCAGAGGATTTACCTTTAGATGGAGACATTCAGGAAGGGCGTGCCACAAGTGGTGCTGCTAAAGCCTTATTAGCCAAAGTATATTTAACCAGAAAAGATTGGCAAAACGCATCGGCTAAGGCATTAGAGGTTATTCAATCTGCGAAGTATGAACTTTGGAATAATTTTGCAGATGCATTTAAGCACACAAACAGAAATGGAAAAGAAGCCATTTTTTCTGTGAGTTTTGGCGATGCCGGAGGGGCAATTTCGTTCTGGGAATTCGGGCAATTTAACGTAAGGCTTTTACCCCCTGAGCTTTCACAGGAAATTGCTGGTATCCGCAATACGCAAGGGTGGCAGGTGGTTACAAAAGACTTGTATGATTCCTTTTCTGCAGAGGATGAAAGAAAGAACGTAACATTTCTGACTGAGTTCTTAGATGATGATAAAAATGTAATCAAGCTAAATGATATATATATTCAGAAGTATTGGGACCGGGAGGCTGAACCAGTGGCTGGCGATTCCCAACAAGATTTTCCGGTGATCCGCTATTCAGATGTGCTGTTAACCTATGCAGAGGCACAGGCCGAACTTAATAATTTAAGTGTGGCGAATCAGTACCTGAATATGGTGAGAAACCGGGCCAACTTGCCTGATGCGAATATAGCAAGTGTTGAAAGTTTCAGAGAAGAAGTGCTTCTGGAGAGAAGGAAAGAGTTTGTAGCCGAAGGCCACCGCTGGTTTGACCTGGTGAGAACCGGAATGTTAGAAGAGAAAGTGCAGGAGGCAAAAGGAATTGTAGTAAATCCTATCTATAATTTGTTCCCGATTCCTCAACGCGAAAGAGATGTAAATACCAATCTGCCACAAAATACAGGGTATTAA